The Leclercia sp. S52 genome has a segment encoding these proteins:
- the secE gene encoding preprotein translocase subunit SecE, which translates to MSANTEAQGSGRGLEAMKWVVVAVLLIVAIVGNYLYRDMMLPLRALAVVILIAAAGGVALLTTKGKATVAFAREARTEVRKVIWPTRQETLHTTLIVAAVTAVMSLILWGLDGILVRLVSFITGLRF; encoded by the coding sequence ATGAGTGCGAATACCGAAGCTCAAGGGAGCGGGCGCGGCCTGGAAGCGATGAAATGGGTAGTGGTAGCCGTATTGTTGATCGTGGCAATCGTTGGCAACTACCTTTATCGCGACATGATGCTGCCGCTACGCGCGCTGGCAGTGGTAATTCTGATTGCTGCAGCGGGTGGTGTCGCGCTGTTGACGACCAAAGGTAAAGCGACCGTCGCTTTTGCCCGCGAAGCGAGAACCGAAGTCCGTAAGGTCATTTGGCCGACTCGCCAGGAAACATTGCACACCACGCTGATTGTAGCTGCGGTTACCGCTGTAATGTCACTGATCCTGTGGGGACTGGATGGTATTCTGGTTCGCCTGGTATCCTTTATCACTGGCCTGAGGTTCTGA
- the nusG gene encoding transcription termination/antitermination protein NusG yields MSEAPKKRWYVVQAFSGFEGRVATSLREHIKLHNMEELFGEVMVPTEEVVEIRGGQRRKSERKFFPGYVLVQMVMNDASWHLVRSVPRVMGFIGGTSDRPAPISDKEVDAIMNRLQQVGDKPRPKTLFEPGEMVRVNDGPFADFNGVVEEVDYEKSRLKVSVSIFGRATPVELDFAQVEKA; encoded by the coding sequence ATGTCTGAAGCCCCTAAAAAGCGCTGGTACGTCGTTCAGGCGTTTTCCGGTTTTGAAGGCCGCGTAGCAACGTCGCTGCGTGAGCATATCAAATTACATAATATGGAAGAGTTGTTTGGCGAAGTTATGGTTCCGACCGAAGAAGTGGTCGAGATCCGTGGCGGCCAGCGTCGCAAAAGCGAACGCAAATTCTTCCCGGGTTACGTGCTTGTTCAGATGGTGATGAACGATGCAAGCTGGCACTTAGTGCGTAGCGTCCCGCGCGTAATGGGCTTTATCGGCGGCACGTCTGACCGTCCGGCGCCAATCAGCGACAAAGAAGTTGATGCGATTATGAACCGCCTGCAGCAGGTTGGTGATAAGCCGCGTCCTAAAACGCTGTTTGAACCGGGTGAAATGGTTCGTGTTAATGACGGTCCGTTTGCTGACTTTAACGGCGTGGTTGAAGAAGTGGACTATGAGAAGTCCCGCCTGAAAGTTTCCGTTTCTATCTTCGGTCGTGCGACCCCGGTAGAACTGGACTTTGCCCAGGTAGAAAAAGCCTAA
- the rplK gene encoding 50S ribosomal protein L11, whose amino-acid sequence MAKKVQAYVKLQVAAGMANPSPPVGPALGQQGVNIMEFCKAFNAKTESLEKGLPIPVVITVYADRSFTFVTKTPPAAVLLKKAAGIKSGSGKPNKDKVGKISRAQLQEIAQTKAADMTGSDVEAMTRSIEGTARSMGLVVED is encoded by the coding sequence ATGGCTAAGAAAGTACAAGCCTACGTCAAGCTGCAGGTTGCAGCTGGTATGGCAAACCCAAGTCCACCAGTTGGTCCAGCTCTGGGTCAGCAGGGTGTTAACATCATGGAATTCTGTAAAGCGTTCAACGCCAAAACCGAATCCCTGGAAAAAGGTCTGCCAATCCCAGTCGTAATCACTGTTTACGCTGACCGTTCTTTCACTTTCGTTACCAAGACCCCGCCGGCAGCAGTTCTGCTGAAAAAAGCGGCTGGTATCAAGTCTGGTTCCGGCAAGCCGAACAAAGACAAAGTGGGTAAAATTTCCCGCGCTCAGCTGCAGGAAATCGCGCAGACCAAAGCTGCCGACATGACTGGTTCCGACGTTGAAGCGATGACTCGCTCCATCGAAGGTACTGCACGTTCCATGGGCCTGGTAGTGGAGGACTAA
- the rplA gene encoding 50S ribosomal protein L1, with amino-acid sequence MAKLTKRMSVIRGKVDATKQYDINEAIALLKELATAKFVESVDVAVNLGIDARKSDQNVRGATVLPHGTGRSVRVAVFAQGANAEAAKAAGAELVGMEDLADQIKKGEMNFDVVIASPDAMRVVGQLGQVLGPRGLMPNPKVGTVTPNVAEAVKNAKAGQVRYRNDKNGIIHTTIGKVDFDADKLKENLESLLVALKKAKPTQAKGVYIKKVSISTTMGAGVAVDQAGLSAAAN; translated from the coding sequence ATGGCTAAACTGACCAAGCGCATGTCCGTAATCCGTGGCAAAGTTGATGCGACCAAACAATACGACATCAACGAAGCAATCGCTCTGCTGAAAGAACTGGCTACCGCTAAGTTCGTAGAAAGCGTTGACGTTGCTGTTAACCTCGGTATCGATGCTCGTAAATCCGATCAGAACGTTCGTGGCGCAACTGTACTGCCACACGGTACTGGCCGTTCCGTACGCGTAGCTGTATTTGCTCAGGGTGCAAACGCTGAAGCTGCTAAAGCTGCCGGCGCTGAACTGGTAGGTATGGAAGATCTGGCTGATCAGATCAAGAAAGGCGAAATGAACTTTGACGTTGTTATTGCTTCCCCGGATGCAATGCGCGTTGTTGGCCAGCTGGGCCAGGTTCTGGGTCCACGCGGCCTGATGCCAAACCCGAAAGTTGGTACCGTAACCCCTAACGTTGCTGAAGCGGTTAAGAACGCTAAAGCAGGTCAGGTTCGTTATCGTAACGACAAAAACGGCATCATCCACACCACCATCGGTAAAGTGGACTTTGACGCTGACAAACTGAAAGAAAACCTGGAATCTCTGCTGGTTGCGCTGAAAAAAGCAAAACCAACTCAGGCGAAAGGCGTGTACATCAAGAAAGTTAGCATCTCCACCACCATGGGTGCAGGTGTTGCAGTTGACCAGGCTGGCCTGAGCGCTGCTGCAAACTAA
- the rplJ gene encoding 50S ribosomal protein L10 has product MALNLQDKQAIVAEVSEVAKGALSAVVADSRGVTVDKMTELRKAGREAGVYMRVVRNTLLRRVVEGTQFECLKDTFVGPTLIAYSMEHPGAAARLFKEFAKANAKFEVKAAAFEGELIPASQIDRLATLPTYEEAIARLMATMKEASAGKLVRTLAAVRDAKEAA; this is encoded by the coding sequence ATGGCTTTAAATCTTCAAGACAAACAAGCGATTGTTGCTGAAGTCAGCGAAGTAGCCAAAGGCGCGCTGTCTGCAGTAGTTGCGGATTCCCGTGGCGTTACTGTAGATAAAATGACTGAACTGCGTAAAGCAGGTCGTGAAGCTGGCGTTTACATGCGTGTTGTTCGTAACACCCTGCTGCGCCGCGTAGTTGAAGGTACTCAGTTCGAGTGCCTGAAAGACACGTTTGTTGGTCCAACCTTGATTGCATACTCTATGGAACACCCGGGCGCTGCTGCTCGTCTGTTCAAAGAGTTCGCGAAAGCGAATGCAAAATTCGAGGTTAAAGCTGCAGCCTTTGAAGGTGAGTTGATCCCGGCATCGCAAATCGATCGCCTGGCAACCCTGCCGACCTACGAAGAAGCAATTGCACGCCTGATGGCAACCATGAAAGAAGCTTCGGCTGGCAAACTGGTTCGCACTCTGGCTGCTGTTCGCGATGCGAAAGAAGCTGCTTAA
- the rplL gene encoding 50S ribosomal protein L7/L12 gives MSITKDQIIEAVAAMSVMDVVELITAMEEKFGVSAAAAVAVAAGPAEAAEEKTEFDVVLKAAGANKVAVIKAVRAATGLGLKEAKDLVESAPAALKEGVSKDDAEALKKSLEEAGAEVEVK, from the coding sequence ATGTCTATCACTAAAGATCAAATCATTGAAGCAGTTGCAGCTATGTCCGTAATGGACGTTGTAGAACTGATCACTGCAATGGAAGAAAAATTCGGTGTTTCCGCTGCTGCTGCTGTAGCTGTAGCTGCTGGCCCGGCTGAAGCTGCTGAAGAAAAAACTGAATTCGACGTAGTTCTGAAAGCTGCTGGCGCGAACAAAGTTGCTGTAATCAAAGCAGTACGTGCTGCAACTGGCCTGGGTCTGAAAGAAGCTAAAGACCTGGTAGAATCTGCTCCAGCTGCGCTGAAAGAAGGCGTGAGCAAAGACGACGCAGAAGCACTGAAAAAATCTCTGGAAGAAGCTGGCGCTGAAGTTGAAGTTAAATAA